The segment TCGCCTTGACCGTATGCTGCTCGAGCGCGGAGGACAGGATCGCCGCGGACGCCGCCGCTTCCTTGTATGCGCTGTCTTTCTCGACCGACAGCCGCGCGACGATCACGGCCCACAGCAGCGCAAGCGCCAGCATCCCGAGCAGCGGGATGGCGAACAGCGCACGCCGGCGCGATTTGCGCGGCGCGCGTAGCGGCCGGGTCGGCGGCGTAGGGTTGGACCGGGCGGAGCTCATCGAAGAGGGTGGCGTCCTGCTCGCGTGCACCATCCGTCTGGATGGCCTGCTAGGGTTAGGGTCGCCCCGGCGTCTGTTCGTTCGCGGGATGCGCAACCATGGACAGACCTCGGAAACAACGGATTAGGCCCGATATTACTGGCTGGAACGTTTTTGCGATAGTTGGGCGAACCGTAGGGGGGCGCCGGACGGGCCGGCGCCATCGCACATCGCGAAATGTCAGACAGGGGACCGGAACGTGCCGTCGACGACCGTGACGGCGTGGCCGCCGATCCACGTCGTGCCGTCTTCGTCGTAGCTGACGAAGATGCGGCCGTCGCGGCCGATCGCCGTACCCTGGCGGGCCGTGTACGACCTGCCGGGGCGGCGCTCCTGCCGCGTCAGCAGCCCGGCCAGCGCCGCGTTCGCGCTGCCGGTGACGGGATCTTCGCCGACGCCGAAGTTGCCGCCCGTCATCAGGCAGCGGATTTCGAACGTCGCGGGGCCGCCTTCGGCGTGCGGCGCGTAGACCGCGAGGCCGTCCGTGCCGTAGCGGTGCGTGATCGCCTCCAGCGCGGCCGGATCGGGCGACAGGCCGATGCAGGCGTCGGCCGACGTCAGCCGCACGACGAGCCACGGCGCGCCGTTGTCGACCGCGCACGGCTCGGCATCCGTATCGATCGCATCGCTGCGCAGCGCGGCAGCCAGCGCCGCGTAGTCGGAACGGTCGAGCGGCGTGACGCGTGCCGGCGGCGCGGCGAACGCCCAGCCGTCGGCCTGCTCGCGCAGCGCAACCCGGCCGACCCCGCATTGCTGGATCAGCCGGCCCGGCGTACGCGGCCGCGCGCCGCTTTCGAGGAACGCGTGCGCGGTGCCGAGCGTCGGGTGGCCGGCGAACGGCAGTTCGCCGGCCGGCGTGAAGATCCGCACGCGGTAGTCGGCTTCCGGGTCGGTCGGCGTGCAGACGAATGTCGTTTCCGACAGGTTCGTCCAGCGGGCGATCGCGAGCATGGCGTCGTCGCCGAGCGAATCGGCGTCGAACACCACGGCGAGCGGGTTGCCCTTGAACGGCACCGACGTGAATACGTCGACCTGCTTGAAGCGGACGAGACGACCTGGCATCGCGATCCGCCTGTTACGCGACTTCGGCGATCAGTTCGATCTCGACGCACGCGCCGAGCGGGATCTGCGCGACGCCGAAGGCCGAGCGTGCATGCTTGCCCGCATCGCCGAATACTTCGGCGATCAGCTCCGACGCGCCGTTCGTCACGATGTGCTGTTCGGTGAAGTCGAGCGTCGAGTTGACGAGGCTCATCAGCTTGACGATGCGCGTGACCTTGTTCAGGTCGCCGGTGTGCGCGTGCAGCGTCGCGAGCAGGTCGATCGCGATCGAGCGTGCGGCCGCCTTGCCGTCTTCCGTCTGCAGATCCGCGCCGAGCTTGCCGGCCCAGACCTTGCCGTCCTTCTTCGCGATGTGGCCCGACAGGTAGACCGTGTTGCCGCTTTGCGCGCTCATCACGTAGGCGGCGGCCGGTGCGCCGGCGGTCGGGAGCTCGATGCCGAGCGACTTCAGTTTGTCGTAGACGTTAGCCATGCGTTCGAATCCTCGTAGAGAGTCGTGACAGGAAAAGGGGGGCGATCAGAGGCGCTCGCGCAGCAGCTTGCCGAGGCGAGCCACGCCTTCCTCGATCTTCTCGGGCGGCACCGTGACGAACGACAGGCGCAGCGTATTCTGCTGCGCGTTGTCCGCGAAGAACGGCGCGCCCGGCACGAAGGCGACGTGGTTGTCGACGGCCGCGGCGAGCAGCTTCATGCTGTCGATCTGCGCGGGCAGGTTCACCCAGATGAACATCCCGCCTTCCGGTCGGTTCCACGTGACGCCTTCCGGCATGTGGCGCGCGAGCGCGCCGAGCATCGCGTCGCATTGCGCGCTGTACAGCTCGCGGATCGTCGGGATGTGCTCGTCGAGGAAGCCGTCCTTGATCACTTCGTGCGCGATGCGCTGCGTGAGCGTCGGCGTGTGCAGGTCGGTGGCCTGCTTGGCCTGCACGAGCTTGAAGTGGAGTTCCTCGGGGGCAATGATGTAGCCGATCCGCAGGCCCGGTGCGAGCACCTTCGAGAACGTGCCGAGGTGCACGACGTGGTCGGGCGCCATCGACAGCATCGTCGGCAGCGGCTCGCCGCGGTAGTTCAGCGCGCCGTACGGATCGTCTTCCAGCACCGGGAACGGGCTCGACTGCGCGAACGCGGCGAGCGCGCGGCGGCGCTCGACGGGCAGGCGGCGGCCGGTCGGGTTCTGGAAGTTCGGCTGCGCGTACAGGAGGCGCGCGCCTTGCGTGAGTTCGGGCGTGAGGCCTGCCGGCAGCAGGCCCTGCTCGTCGGTCGGCACCTGCACGTAGCGCGGCTCGTACAGCGAGAACGACTGCAGCGCGCCGAGGTAGGTCGGCGTTTCGACGAGGATCGGGCTGCCCGGATCGATAAGCGCCTTGCCGAGCAGGTCGAGCGCCTGCTGCGAGCCGGTCGTGATCAGCACCTGCGACACGCGCACGCTGTAACGCTCGGCGATCCACTCGCGCAGCGGCAGGTAGCCTTCGGTCGCGCTGTACTGGAGCGCGGCAGCCGGCGCGTCGCGCAGCACGCGGTCGGCGGCGGCGCGCATGCGCTCGGCCGGGAACGTCGCGGGGGCGGGCAGGCCGCCGGCGAACGAGATGACCTCGGGGCGTTCCGTGACCTTCAGGATCTCGCGGATCGCAGAGCTCGTGAGCTTGCGGGCGCGTTCGGAAAGCTGCCAGTGCGGCGGATGCAGGTCGCTCGGATTCATAGTCTCCTCGTTCGGATATCGTGGTCAGTCAAGAAAGGTCGTTCGGGCGGATCGCTTCGACGCTGCCGGGTGGGCATGCGCGAGCGCGGTCGAGCCTTCGCGGCCGGGTGGGCAAAACCGATCAGGCAAAACGATCATTATGGCGCACCTGTTCAGCCGGCGCGAGCCGGTTGCGCGGCGGTGGCGACCGCCGAGCGGCGCCCGAGCACCACGGTGGCGATCACGGCGGCCGCGAACAGCCACGTCGACGGCGTGACCGTCTCGCCGAACAGCAGCGCGGAAAATGCAATCGTGAAGAAAATCTGCAGCAGTTGCACCTGGCCGACGCGCGCGATGCCGCCCATCGCGAGCCCTGCATACCATGCGAAAAAGCCGATGAATTGCGAAAAGAGGGTCACGTAGCCGAATGCGAGCCACGTGCGCAGCGCGAGCGGGCCCGGATGCGCGGCATGCTGCATCCACGCGAGCCAGCCGACCGGCAGCACGAGGAACGGCGCGGACACGACGAGCGCCCAGCAGATCACCTGCCAGCCGCCGATCTGGCGCGCGAGGCGCGCGCCTTCCGCATAACCGAGCGCGCCGATGCCGACCGCGACGAGCATCAGCGCGTCGCCGGCCTGCACGGTGCCGCCGCCGTCGCGCAGCGCGAACGCGATCACGAGCGCGCTGCCGGCCAGCGCGCTGGCCCAGAACGCCTTCGATGGCCGCTCGTGCGACAGCCATGCCGCGTACAGCGCGACGAACAGCGGCTGCAGCCCGTTGACGACCGCGCCGTGGGACGCCGGCACGGATTTCATCGCCCATGCGGAAAACACCGGATACGCGATGATCACGCCGGCCGACGTGATCGCGAGGCTTTTCAGTTGCGCGCGGGTCGGCAGCGGCTCGCGGCGCCACCACAGCAGCAGGCCGGCCGGCACGGCGGCGGCGAGCGCGCGGCCGAGCCCGTTGAGCAGCGGATTGAGTTCGGACACGACGATACGCGTCATCGGCAGCGTCAGGCTGAAGATCATCACACCGATCAGGCCGAGCAGCATGCCCCGGGTTTCGCGCGAATTCATGTCGTGGGTGTCTCCGTATTGCAGGGTGGTTGTAATCGACGGGTGTTCAGCGCAGCGTGCGCGCGCCCTGCGGCGTGTCGAATTCGGCGACCAGCGCGGGCGGGCCGTCGCCGGTTTCGAGTTCGAGCAGATGTGCGGCGCCGAGCCAGTCGAGTTGCTCGCGGACCGCGTCCGCACGCGGGTGGCTGCCCTTGAGCGCTTTCAGCGCGACGCCGTCTTGCGGCAGCGATTCGGCCGGGTGGTGCGGGCTGTCCCACTGGATCAGCGACGGCACGAGGCCGTCTCCCGAACCCTGCCACGCGGGGAACGCGCCGTCGTCGGGCACCGTGAGGCCCCAGGTCAGGTCGCCGCGCCGCATCGCGACGACGGGCGGGATGCGGGCCGGGTACTGGCTTTGCCACAGCGCGAGCTGGCGCGGGCGGTCGACGCGCGCGACCCAGTGCGCGAGAAACGGGCCCTGCGCGAGCCGGGCGTGCATCGCCGGATCGTCGAGCGCGAACAGCCGCGCGCGCGGCGGCGCTGCGCCGTCGTCCGGGGCGGGGGCGTCGGGGTCGATCGCGATCACTTCGAGGTAGAGCCCGCCCCATGCGCCGAACAGCGCATTGTGGGTCCGCATCAGCGGGGGGCGGCCGCCGCCGGCCGGTTCGATGCCGAGCGCGTCGGCGACATGGCGCACGCCGTCGTCGAGCGTGCGTGCGGCGATCACGAGATGGTCGAGTGTCAGGGAGCGGGCTGGCATGAACGTCGGTCGGGAAGCGAAAGTGTCATGGTAGGCGGGCGATGCGCCGGGCGGTTGCTGGACCGGCCGGCGCATGGGCCGCGGACGAGGCCGGCCGGCGCGGCTCCCGGTGCGGCGGGGCCGGAACGGCGGCCGCACGGTCGCCATTGCGGTCAACTGTAATCGTCGGCACCGGCACAGTAACGGTACAATCGGCGCGATAGCCTTCGGTACAGTTGGAGCTGCCGCCCATGTCCACCGTTCCACTCGCCCAGATTCCCGCGCCGCACGATACGGCCACGCTCACGCTCGTCGACCAGCTTGTCCAGTGGGCCCGGCGGCGCATCGACGAACGCGTGTTCCGTCCCGGCATGCGGATGCCGTCGATCCGCAAGCTCGCGCTCGACAAGAGCGTGTCGCGCTTTACCGTCGTCGAGGCATACGAGCGCCTAGTCGCGCAGGGTTACCTCGACTCGCGGCGCGGCTCGGGCTTCTACGTGCGCGAACGCACGGCCGGCCCGCAGCCGGCCGACAACGTGGCGCGCGTGTCCGAAGCCGCGCCCGTGCACAACACGATCGACGTCGTCTGGCTGCTGCGCAACATGCTGCACACGGTCAGCCCGGAAAAGGGGCCCGGTCTCGGCTACCTGCCGGGCCGCTGGCTCGACGGCGAGCTGATCACCGGCGCGCTGCGCGCGCTCGGGCGCCAGTCCGGCGCGCAGATGCTCGGCTTCGGCACCGCGCAGGGCTTCCTGCCGCTGCGCCAGCAACTGCAGACGCGCCTGGCCGAGGTCGAGATCGGCGCGACGCCCGACCAGCTCGTGCTCGTGTCGGGGATCACGCAGGCGATCGACCTGATCTCGCGGATCTACGTGCGGCCCGGCGATGCGGTGATCGTCGGCGATCCCGCGTGGTTCCAGATGTTCGGCCGCTTCGCGTCGCAGGGCGCGCAGCTCGTCGGGATGCCGTACACGCCGGACGGCCCCGATCTCGATGCGCTCGAGACGCTCGTGCAGATGTGGCGGCCGAAGATGCTCGTGATCAACTCGGTGCTGCAGAACCCGACCGGCACGTCGCTGTCGGCTGCGCAGGCGTTCCGGATCCTGAAGCTCGCGGAGGCGTACGACTTCCTCGTCGTCGAGGACGACGTGTACGGCGACCTGTGTCCGCCGAGCTATCCGGCCACGCGCCTCGCGAGCCTCGACCAGTTGAAGCGCGTGATCTACCTCGGCAGCTATTCGAAGACGCTCGCGGCGAACCTGCGGGTCGGCTACGTCGCGTGCGCGCCGGAGATCGCGAAGGCGGTCACCGACCAGAAGATGCTGGTCGGGATGACGACGCCCGAGCTCAACGAACGCGTGCTTTACAAGATCCTGACCGAAGGGCATTACCGGCGCCATGTCGAGCGGCTGCGCGCGCGGCTCGACGGCGTGCGCGACAAGACCGCGCGGATGCTCGAACGCACGGGGCTGGGGCTCTTCACGATGCCGGCGGCCGGGATGTTCCTGTGGGCCGACACGGGCGTCGATTCGGACGCGCTCGCGGCGGTCGCGCACGAGGCCGGCTTTCTGCTGACGCCGGGCAGCCTGTTTTCGCCGCAGCAATCGCCGTCGACGTGGATGCGCTTCAACGTCGCGAACTGCGGCGATCCGGCGCTGCCGGGGTTGCTGGCAGGCTATATCGACTCGGCCGTGCGGCGCGCGTCGTGACGCGGCGCGGCACGCCGCCCCTTGAAATCACGCGCGCCGTCCCAAGATACGCGCGCAAACCGCTCGCGCCAGGCGGTCGTCCTTCACGGGCTTGCCGGCAGCGCGCGCCGGGCGCCTGCGCGACACCATTTCACCCGCTCAAGTAAGAGGAAACAGCATCCATGGCACACGAAACGATGAGCTTTCAGGCAGAGGTCAAGCAACTCCTCCACCTGATGATCCATTCGCTCTACAGCAACAAGGAAATCTTCCTGCGCGAACTGGTGTCGAACGCGTCCGATGCGGCCGACAAGCTGCGTTTCGAGGGGCTCGCGGACAACGCGCTGTACGAAAACGATCCGAACCTGCGGATCCGCATCGGCTACGACAAGGCCGCGCGCACGATCACGATCGACGACAACGGCATCGGCATGAGCCGCGACGAGGCGATCGCGA is part of the Burkholderia pyrrocinia genome and harbors:
- a CDS encoding PhzF family phenazine biosynthesis protein; the protein is MPGRLVRFKQVDVFTSVPFKGNPLAVVFDADSLGDDAMLAIARWTNLSETTFVCTPTDPEADYRVRIFTPAGELPFAGHPTLGTAHAFLESGARPRTPGRLIQQCGVGRVALREQADGWAFAAPPARVTPLDRSDYAALAAALRSDAIDTDAEPCAVDNGAPWLVVRLTSADACIGLSPDPAALEAITHRYGTDGLAVYAPHAEGGPATFEIRCLMTGGNFGVGEDPVTGSANAALAGLLTRQERRPGRSYTARQGTAIGRDGRIFVSYDEDGTTWIGGHAVTVVDGTFRSPV
- a CDS encoding RidA family protein — translated: MANVYDKLKSLGIELPTAGAPAAAYVMSAQSGNTVYLSGHIAKKDGKVWAGKLGADLQTEDGKAAARSIAIDLLATLHAHTGDLNKVTRIVKLMSLVNSTLDFTEQHIVTNGASELIAEVFGDAGKHARSAFGVAQIPLGACVEIELIAEVA
- a CDS encoding PLP-dependent aminotransferase family protein, which produces MNPSDLHPPHWQLSERARKLTSSAIREILKVTERPEVISFAGGLPAPATFPAERMRAAADRVLRDAPAAALQYSATEGYLPLREWIAERYSVRVSQVLITTGSQQALDLLGKALIDPGSPILVETPTYLGALQSFSLYEPRYVQVPTDEQGLLPAGLTPELTQGARLLYAQPNFQNPTGRRLPVERRRALAAFAQSSPFPVLEDDPYGALNYRGEPLPTMLSMAPDHVVHLGTFSKVLAPGLRIGYIIAPEELHFKLVQAKQATDLHTPTLTQRIAHEVIKDGFLDEHIPTIRELYSAQCDAMLGALARHMPEGVTWNRPEGGMFIWVNLPAQIDSMKLLAAAVDNHVAFVPGAPFFADNAQQNTLRLSFVTVPPEKIEEGVARLGKLLRERL
- a CDS encoding DMT family transporter, with protein sequence MNSRETRGMLLGLIGVMIFSLTLPMTRIVVSELNPLLNGLGRALAAAVPAGLLLWWRREPLPTRAQLKSLAITSAGVIIAYPVFSAWAMKSVPASHGAVVNGLQPLFVALYAAWLSHERPSKAFWASALAGSALVIAFALRDGGGTVQAGDALMLVAVGIGALGYAEGARLARQIGGWQVICWALVVSAPFLVLPVGWLAWMQHAAHPGPLALRTWLAFGYVTLFSQFIGFFAWYAGLAMGGIARVGQVQLLQIFFTIAFSALLFGETVTPSTWLFAAAVIATVVLGRRSAVATAAQPARAG
- a CDS encoding VOC family protein, translated to MPARSLTLDHLVIAARTLDDGVRHVADALGIEPAGGGRPPLMRTHNALFGAWGGLYLEVIAIDPDAPAPDDGAAPPRARLFALDDPAMHARLAQGPFLAHWVARVDRPRQLALWQSQYPARIPPVVAMRRGDLTWGLTVPDDGAFPAWQGSGDGLVPSLIQWDSPHHPAESLPQDGVALKALKGSHPRADAVREQLDWLGAAHLLELETGDGPPALVAEFDTPQGARTLR
- a CDS encoding PLP-dependent aminotransferase family protein, producing MSTVPLAQIPAPHDTATLTLVDQLVQWARRRIDERVFRPGMRMPSIRKLALDKSVSRFTVVEAYERLVAQGYLDSRRGSGFYVRERTAGPQPADNVARVSEAAPVHNTIDVVWLLRNMLHTVSPEKGPGLGYLPGRWLDGELITGALRALGRQSGAQMLGFGTAQGFLPLRQQLQTRLAEVEIGATPDQLVLVSGITQAIDLISRIYVRPGDAVIVGDPAWFQMFGRFASQGAQLVGMPYTPDGPDLDALETLVQMWRPKMLVINSVLQNPTGTSLSAAQAFRILKLAEAYDFLVVEDDVYGDLCPPSYPATRLASLDQLKRVIYLGSYSKTLAANLRVGYVACAPEIAKAVTDQKMLVGMTTPELNERVLYKILTEGHYRRHVERLRARLDGVRDKTARMLERTGLGLFTMPAAGMFLWADTGVDSDALAAVAHEAGFLLTPGSLFSPQQSPSTWMRFNVANCGDPALPGLLAGYIDSAVRRAS